CATTCCGCACCATCAGCGAGGTCGCAGACGAACTCGATCTGCCCCAGCACGTGTTGCGGTTCTGGGAGACGCGTTTCCAGCAGATCAAGCCGATGAAGCGTGGCGGCGGCCGGCGCTACTACCGGCCCGAGGACGTCGATCTGCTCAAGGGCATTCGCCACCTGCTCTATGATCACGGCTACACGATCAAGGGCGTGCAGAAGCTTCTGAAGGCCAATGGCAACAAGTTCGTCGCCGCGATCGCGAGCGGCGATCTGGCCACCGTCGAGGCGCTTGCGGCGTCCAGCCATGAAGAGCCGCCCGCGCCGAAGATCGGTGTCGCCGATGAAGATCAGATCGTCGGCCGCGCCAAGGCCCCTGCTAGCCGGCGCTTCTTCTCATTTGGGGCCGGCAGCGACGATGCTGAAATTTCGATCGGCAAGGCCTCTGTCGGCAAAGAGGACCGGGCGCTCCTGCAGGAAGCGCTCTATGATCTTCTCGAGTGCAAACGCCTGCTCGACCAGGTGCGGTAGCCGAGGCTCATCGCACCATCAACACCGGGACAACCGGGACGTCGATCATCGCCTTCGTCACGCCGCCGAACACCTTTTCGCGGATGCGCGAGTGCCCGTAGGCACCCATCACGATCAGGTCCGCCGACGTGTCGAGCGCATGCTGGTTGAGAACGTCCTCGACGCGGAGTCCGGCGCCGGGCAGCCGATCGACAGTCACTTTGATACCGTGACGCGCGAGATAGGCGGCAATATCGGCGCCCGGCTCTCCGCCGCTCTTGCCCGAAGCTGCCCCCGAAGCCGGCTTTGGATCGACCAGAACGACATTCACCCTCTCGGCGTTTCTCATCACATCCAGCGCTTCGCGGGCCGCCCGTGCCGATTCGATGCTCGCGTTCCATGCCAGGAGAACTTTTCTCGGCCGCAAGGTCGCCGATTGGAGATCGGCGGCGAGCAGGACCGGTCGCGCTGAGTGGAAGAGAGCGCCTTCTACGACGCCGGCCCGCAGTCGCTCGTCGCTTCTCAAGCTCGAGCCGATCACGGTGACATCGGCATACCGCGCCCGTTCTCCGAGATCGTGCTCGAGCCACATCGACTCGGCGTATCGTCCAACCACATCGTGGGATACTCCAAGGCCGTAGAGCACGTTCCTGGCTTCCTTGACGGCCTTGCCAAGGTCTTCGATGTCGCTGGCCCTTTCGTCAAGCCAGGCGGCCGACATGGCCGCGAAGTCTCCCACCGGCGGCAAGGTGGCGATCTTGATAGGCAGAACCGAAAGATGCGCGCCGTCCGATGCGCAAAGATTTGCTGCTGCCCGAAGATCACTTTCGAATTGGCTGATGCCAATGACAACGAGAATGGTTTTGTAGGACATGGTTGGGTCTCCCGAAGCCTGAGCCTGGAAATAGAATTTACTTCCCGGTAACGACGGCGACATTGATCGGGGTCAACAACGCCGATTGGTCGCCGTCACGGGCGAGACCGAAGAGGCGGGATCCTGCCGTGAAAGACCACTGATCGGCCGTCGGTGCCTCCCGATCGTCCTGCATCCTCCTGCAACGCGTCGAGGAGAAAGCTCATCTCCCCGAGCCCGGGAGATTGCGACATGACGATATCCAATGCCTCTTCCCGCCAACGATTGCGCTTCGAGCCGTCCATGAACAACACCCTTTCACCGTTCAGTCTTCGCTCGCCAACTGCAACCGACGCGCCCGTTTCAGCAGATTTGACGCCAGCTCCGCTGCGGCGGCGATGTCGCCGAAGAGCAGCCCGGCTTCCGCGATCATGCCTTCGTCGAGCGCGCCGGGTTCGTTCGGATTGAAATCGCCGAGCAGCACAAGCAGCGCCTCGATTCGTCGTCGCTGGTTGTCCGCAAGACCGATGAGGCGCTCCGTGATCCGGGCACCTTCAAGTCTTTCGAGGTCGCGCAGCGCCTCCTCCATTCGGTCGCGGCATTCGCAGTCGGCCGCGCCGGTCTGCATGACGCCACGCATCCGCTTGACGGCGCGACTGATTTCCTCGCTGGTTTGGGCAAGCGCCGATGCGATCGCGGTGGCGGCGTCGTTCGGTCTCATTCCGCTCCCCGGTGTCCAATGTTGCGGGCGCGGGCCACCCAGGCGGCGCCTTCCTGGCCGTGGTGAAATCCGTTTGAAAGCGGGGCCGCGGGATAGAGCTGCCGAAGCCGCGCAATACCGCCTTCGGCATCGGTGCGGCCGTTTAGAACGTCGTCGTAGAGGCTGGCGACCGCCACCATGTCGCAATCCTGCGGCGACAGCCGGAAGCGGCTGACACCGATCGAGACGAGGTCCAGCAGTTCGGTTAGCAGGGCCTGGCAGGTGAATGAGACTGTCTGCACGCCATTAAGGGCGAGGAAGGACTGACGGTCGAGAGTCTTCACCAGCAAACCATCGGGGTCCTCGGCGCAGACGAACTGGCAATTGTCCTTGATGTGCCCTTTGGCGCGAGCATGCGCACAGCGCGCGGAAATGGCGAGCGGCATTCGCCCGAAGGCGAGCACTTCGAGCGCGATGTCCGGTGTCCCGGCGGCGATCTCGGCGATCGAGCTTGCGGGCAGTTCGGGCGGCAAGCATATGTTCGACGCACCCCGCCTTGCCAGCAGCCGGGCCGTCGCCGCGTTATAGACATTGATGAACGGCCCGATCGAATGGGGCTTGCCTTCGAGCAAGGCGAGGGCGGAAAGGTCGTTGGCCTCGATCGGAAAGGGGCTGTCGGCGACGAGGGAACGGATGTATTGGCTCTCGCGTTCGAGCGTCACGAGGGCGAGGGTGGAAAGGACGACATGCTTTCCTGCCGACTCCAGCCGCTCGATCACCGCCGACAGATGCGGTTCGGTGAAGTGCAGCCGCTTCGAGCAGACGGTTTCACCGATGATTACGCGGTGCACCGGCGCCTCGTCGGCCATCCGAAAATAGAAGTCCCGCCACTTCTCCCCCTCCCAGAGGTAGGGAACGGGACCGAGCGTCAGCGTGGGTTTACCGGTATTCATAGACATTTACCTCCAGCGCTTCTCGTAGGCGCCGGACGTCGTGCGCTGCCCTTCGCTCAACAGCCTGAGGCGGGCAAGCAGGGCCTGGCGGTGTTCGGGTCTCGCATCGAGTGCCTTGCGAAGCGTCGAGACGACTTCGGCGACATAGGCCTTGCCCCGCTGTCGGCCCTCGATCTTGAGCGCGCTGACGCCCGCTTCTCTCAGAGCATCGATCTGGTCCATGACGTCGAGGGAAACCGGGTCCTCGAAGGCATAGCCGCTGGCGTCGGCGATATCGAAGCGGCCCTTGCAAAGCGTCGGGTAGCCTGCCGCTTCCTCGCGCGGAAAGCGGTTGATCGTATAGGACCCGAGCTCCGAGACGAGGTCGCCGCCATCCTGCCGGTAGCGCACATGGCTGGCCGGCGAGCACACGCCGTTCATGTTGGGCGATTTGCCGGTGGCATAGGAGGAGAGCGTGCAGCGGCCTTCGGCCATCACGCAGAGCCCGCCGAAGACGAAGACCTCGATCTCGCAGCGAATCTGCCGGGCGAGGCGGGCGATGTCGGAGATCGTCAGCGTGCGCGGCAACACGACGCGCTTGGCGCCGAAGGCTTCGACCAGGAAATTCACCGCGTCCGGGTTCGACGCAGAGGCTTGCACCGAGACGTGCAGCCGTTGCCCGGGATAGGTCTCGGCGACATGGGCCATCAGGCCGAAATCGGC
This DNA window, taken from Sinorhizobium fredii NGR234, encodes the following:
- a CDS encoding MerR family transcriptional regulator, which encodes MEKSPDAFRTISEVADELDLPQHVLRFWETRFQQIKPMKRGGGRRYYRPEDVDLLKGIRHLLYDHGYTIKGVQKLLKANGNKFVAAIASGDLATVEALAASSHEEPPAPKIGVADEDQIVGRAKAPASRRFFSFGAGSDDAEISIGKASVGKEDRALLQEALYDLLECKRLLDQVR
- a CDS encoding universal stress protein, with translation MSYKTILVVIGISQFESDLRAAANLCASDGAHLSVLPIKIATLPPVGDFAAMSAAWLDERASDIEDLGKAVKEARNVLYGLGVSHDVVGRYAESMWLEHDLGERARYADVTVIGSSLRSDERLRAGVVEGALFHSARPVLLAADLQSATLRPRKVLLAWNASIESARAAREALDVMRNAERVNVVLVDPKPASGAASGKSGGEPGADIAAYLARHGIKVTVDRLPGAGLRVEDVLNQHALDTSADLIVMGAYGHSRIREKVFGGVTKAMIDVPVVPVLMVR
- the ubiV gene encoding ubiquinone anaerobic biosynthesis protein UbiV, with the translated sequence MNTGKPTLTLGPVPYLWEGEKWRDFYFRMADEAPVHRVIIGETVCSKRLHFTEPHLSAVIERLESAGKHVVLSTLALVTLERESQYIRSLVADSPFPIEANDLSALALLEGKPHSIGPFINVYNAATARLLARRGASNICLPPELPASSIAEIAAGTPDIALEVLAFGRMPLAISARCAHARAKGHIKDNCQFVCAEDPDGLLVKTLDRQSFLALNGVQTVSFTCQALLTELLDLVSIGVSRFRLSPQDCDMVAVASLYDDVLNGRTDAEGGIARLRQLYPAAPLSNGFHHGQEGAAWVARARNIGHRGAE
- the ubiU gene encoding ubiquinone anaerobic biosynthesis protein UbiU, producing the protein MELICPAGTPAAFREAVDAGADAVYCGFRDETNARNFPGLNFSREELGEAISYARRKGTQTFVALNTFMRAGHESLWYEAAADAVRLGADALILADFGLMAHVAETYPGQRLHVSVQASASNPDAVNFLVEAFGAKRVVLPRTLTISDIARLARQIRCEIEVFVFGGLCVMAEGRCTLSSYATGKSPNMNGVCSPASHVRYRQDGGDLVSELGSYTINRFPREEAAGYPTLCKGRFDIADASGYAFEDPVSLDVMDQIDALREAGVSALKIEGRQRGKAYVAEVVSTLRKALDARPEHRQALLARLRLLSEGQRTTSGAYEKRWR